A DNA window from Acaryochloris sp. CCMEE 5410 contains the following coding sequences:
- a CDS encoding esterase-like activity of phytase family protein produces MQLIDGKTASPSYVKNIPGSPKYQNIPLLTVGDEVPLLEGEFGNLTPSETVTFAFAGIPDGIGYNQIDGLNYVWVNHELGDSVTTDISSTQIGQINGARVSLYIFDENWDVIGGRNLINDVVIDGETYSLNIETGNYETADGTVLNLRDHDNLSRFCSAYLASMGFVDDSGTSIPIYLTGEEVSDGLGFAITPDGTAIAIEGLGTYSKEQVYSPVQYRAGNPSGKTVLIGMEDFGDGEIYMYVGEQTAEDPNGFTDVTESLYVLRVEDSQGNVFSYEDMPENEELIGKWVLVPDDVTLDKDPSVLSDWVNATDENGVYRSTNFRRPEDIHEDPNNPGAFYFVTTGRSERNGSLTEEAATPEEADNPYGKLHRFILNPDDPTGDMTFEFLMSGGPNTGVSYDNMTVDAQGNVIIQEDRTAFGRDVLNDQQSHGRVLSYNIAANEGVVGDDQVQFLLENNTAKLDPTQATNYGDWESSGIVDVGDGAYLLDVQAHSIRDAQLPDGTNVGLNDDGNGDIQFYEGRYAQGGQLILSVPVDTPELEGFASLPADTFADGPPAGGDNGNGGPIDANGRTGPFDGQPVQGFSGVQFADSDGSFWFLSDNGFGAKTNSSDYLLRLYKVDPSFAGSEGGDGSVEVEDFIQLSDPNNLIPFEIQNESTSERQLTGSDFDIESFVIDGNGDIWVGEEFGPYLLHFNSDGELIEAPTATPNPLELNTLNGQDPIVIGHRGASGILPEHTLEAYATAIAQGADFIEPDLVITKDGVLIARHEPLLDDTTNIADVFGPERMSTKILDGVETTGYFAEDFTLEEIKMLRAVQSRDFRSQDFNGAFEIPTLKEVIELVQEVEANTGTVVGIYPETKHPTFFDLQDLSLEEPLIATLQETGFTDPSRLFIQSFEFQNLIELQGMLDAEGLGDIPLVQLYGNTTASASPDSGFSVPYDIRYNVEQGNDLAAIYGQDFLDAAENALSENTIYSDLDNPEILQIISEKYAEGAGPWKNNFLLREALDTPVDGNGDGNAEITTQLTGKVTSFVDDAHAAGLQVHPYTLRNEERFLTLNADGTPQTPEEEIKQLIDIGVDGFFTDFPGTGDAVRDQIVADVVRSPDNPDVLAGDEVSNLLRSRGFEGMAISPDRMTLYPMLEGTVEGDPEGSLRIYEFDVASGQYEGLVGRYQLEDPSHAIGDFTVINQNEYLVIERDGNQGDEAAFKQIFKVDLSQVDANGFVYKEELVDLLNIDDPNDLNGDGDNSFKFPFVTIEDVLVVDEDTLVVANDNNYPFSVGRGPDIDNNEIIQIKLNESLDLDPRVGLAGLDRFGFSGTQFDTVEPSQMVGLEDYTVDPVFTIGETYGGYTPPGILDGLGAFELDDDTVRILANHELRSAQGYAYELANGTELTGARVSYFDIDKETRTLVGTGLAYDTVINREGEEVDEASDLEFDGINRLCSSQYIEAEQFGEGRGLKDALYFTGEEANGGTEFVLDPETNTLHAVPWMGRAAWESVTELDTGTTDKVALLVGDDRGAAPLLLYVGTKETSEGAGVLERNGLVGGKLYVWAADSGELTPEEFNGTFESRAGTWVEINIYDPNQAGTAVDSNADGDIQDEMGYDALGFATQAQQDALAEEAGAFQFSRPEDVATNPEDGTQAVLASTGRDSLFPADSWGTTYIVDTDFGTDGLPATAEVKAIYDGDDSGNGQFEGSDFGLRSPDNLDWGDDGHIYIQEDRSFSEFGLTSGEEASIWKLDPDSGELTRIAQMDRSALPLGQTDGDPTDIGDWESSGILDVSELFGEDPGNLFVFDVQAHSLRDGVIEDANLVQGGQLPFLEAPEEPEPEPINFDTMEPAQMVGLEEYTVDPVFTVGETVGDYTPPGILDGLGAFELDDDTVRVLANHELRSAQGYAYELANGTELIGARVSYFDIDKETRTIVDTGLAYDTIINREGEVVDEASDLEFEGINRLCSSQYIEAEQFGEGRGLTDGLYFTGEEANGGTEFVLDPDTNTLHALPWLGRAAWESVTELDTGTTDKVALLVGDDRGAAPLLLYVGTKDSSEGAGVLERNGLVGGKLYVWAADSGELTPEEFNGTFESRAGSWVEINIYDPDQADTAVDTNADGDIQDEMGYDAQGFATQAQQDALAEAAGAFQFSRPEDVATNPEDGTQAVLASTGRDSLFPSDSWGTTYIIDTEFGPDGLPATAEINAIYDGDDAGGGQFEGADFGLRSPDNLDWGDDGHIYIQEDRSFSEFGLTSGEEASIWKLDPDSGELTRIAQMDRSAVPTGQTDSDPTDIGDWESSGILDVSELFGEEAGELFIFDVQAHSLTDGIIEEANLVQGGQLAFLEAPEMDPSDEGDEGDMGDDGDGDSPMENSQGSRGNDLLAGGPTDDDFNGGRGDDTITGGLGDDNIIGGRGNDLLEGGLGDDDLFGGRGLDTLNGNEGSDILVGGRGNDLLTGGSGEDLFALAAGDGTDTITDFVLNEDVFGLVGDLTFEQLIITQGVGAQASDTLISVSATDEILAVLSGVQADTVTSSVFEPFTV; encoded by the coding sequence GAAACGGCTGATGGCACTGTTCTCAACTTAAGAGACCATGACAATTTATCTCGTTTTTGTTCGGCCTATCTTGCCTCTATGGGCTTTGTGGATGACAGTGGCACATCTATCCCCATCTATTTAACAGGTGAAGAAGTTAGCGATGGTTTAGGTTTTGCCATTACTCCCGATGGAACTGCGATCGCCATTGAAGGATTAGGTACCTACTCTAAAGAGCAGGTCTATTCCCCCGTTCAATATCGCGCTGGCAACCCTTCAGGGAAAACCGTATTGATCGGCATGGAAGATTTCGGTGATGGTGAAATCTACATGTACGTGGGTGAACAAACCGCTGAGGATCCCAACGGTTTCACAGATGTCACAGAAAGCCTTTATGTATTAAGGGTTGAAGACTCGCAGGGAAACGTCTTTAGTTATGAGGACATGCCGGAAAATGAAGAACTGATCGGCAAGTGGGTCCTTGTCCCAGATGATGTCACTTTGGATAAAGATCCAAGTGTCCTTTCCGATTGGGTCAACGCCACAGATGAGAATGGAGTTTACCGTTCCACGAACTTCCGCCGTCCAGAAGACATCCATGAAGATCCAAACAACCCCGGTGCTTTCTACTTCGTCACTACTGGACGTTCTGAAAGAAATGGATCTCTAACTGAGGAAGCGGCAACACCTGAGGAAGCTGACAACCCATATGGCAAACTTCACCGGTTTATTTTGAATCCCGATGATCCTACGGGAGATATGACCTTTGAGTTCCTGATGTCCGGTGGACCAAATACTGGAGTCAGCTATGACAACATGACGGTTGATGCTCAGGGCAACGTCATCATTCAAGAAGATCGCACTGCCTTTGGCCGAGATGTTCTCAATGACCAGCAAAGTCATGGTCGGGTTCTGTCCTATAACATTGCAGCTAATGAAGGCGTTGTTGGCGATGATCAGGTTCAATTTTTACTTGAAAACAATACAGCTAAGCTAGATCCAACCCAAGCCACGAATTATGGGGATTGGGAATCCTCTGGAATTGTGGACGTTGGTGATGGGGCCTATTTACTCGATGTCCAAGCCCATAGCATTCGGGATGCACAATTACCTGATGGCACCAATGTTGGCTTGAATGACGATGGGAATGGTGATATCCAATTCTACGAAGGCCGCTATGCTCAAGGCGGTCAGCTGATCCTCTCAGTTCCAGTTGACACCCCTGAACTAGAAGGTTTTGCCTCTTTACCCGCTGATACCTTTGCGGATGGTCCTCCTGCAGGTGGTGACAATGGTAATGGCGGCCCCATCGATGCCAATGGTCGCACCGGTCCTTTTGATGGTCAACCCGTCCAAGGTTTTAGTGGTGTCCAGTTCGCAGATAGCGATGGCAGCTTTTGGTTCCTTTCCGATAATGGCTTTGGCGCTAAAACCAATAGCTCTGATTATTTACTGCGACTCTATAAAGTTGACCCCAGCTTTGCAGGTTCAGAAGGTGGCGATGGATCGGTTGAGGTCGAAGACTTTATTCAACTCTCTGATCCCAACAACCTCATTCCTTTTGAGATTCAGAATGAAAGCACCTCTGAGCGCCAGCTCACCGGGTCAGATTTTGATATTGAGTCCTTTGTCATTGATGGCAATGGCGACATTTGGGTAGGTGAAGAATTTGGACCGTACCTCCTCCACTTCAATAGCGATGGTGAGTTAATCGAAGCCCCCACTGCTACACCCAACCCGCTAGAACTGAATACCCTCAACGGCCAAGATCCCATCGTCATTGGACACCGGGGTGCCAGCGGCATTTTGCCCGAGCACACACTAGAGGCCTATGCCACAGCCATCGCCCAAGGAGCTGACTTTATTGAGCCTGACTTGGTGATCACCAAAGATGGTGTCCTGATTGCTCGCCATGAGCCGCTGCTAGATGACACCACCAACATCGCCGATGTTTTCGGTCCTGAGCGGATGTCGACCAAAATACTGGATGGGGTAGAAACCACTGGCTACTTCGCCGAAGACTTCACCTTAGAAGAGATCAAAATGCTACGGGCCGTGCAGTCTCGTGATTTTAGATCGCAGGATTTCAATGGTGCTTTCGAGATTCCCACCCTCAAAGAAGTGATTGAGCTGGTCCAGGAAGTCGAAGCCAACACTGGAACAGTGGTTGGCATTTATCCCGAAACCAAGCACCCCACCTTCTTTGATTTACAGGATCTGTCCCTGGAAGAGCCACTTATTGCGACCCTCCAGGAAACAGGCTTTACGGATCCCAGCCGTCTATTTATCCAGTCCTTCGAGTTTCAGAACTTAATTGAACTCCAAGGCATGTTAGATGCAGAAGGGTTAGGCGATATTCCCCTAGTCCAGCTCTATGGCAATACCACTGCGAGTGCCAGTCCTGATTCTGGATTTTCTGTGCCCTACGATATTCGCTACAACGTTGAGCAAGGCAACGACTTAGCAGCCATTTATGGGCAAGACTTCTTAGATGCCGCAGAAAATGCGCTGTCAGAAAACACCATTTACAGTGATTTAGACAATCCTGAAATTCTCCAAATTATTAGCGAGAAATATGCCGAAGGTGCTGGCCCTTGGAAAAATAATTTCTTACTGCGAGAAGCCCTTGATACCCCTGTAGATGGGAATGGCGACGGCAATGCTGAAATCACCACCCAGCTAACCGGGAAAGTGACCTCTTTTGTGGATGATGCCCACGCCGCTGGATTACAGGTTCATCCCTATACCCTGCGGAATGAAGAGCGGTTTCTAACCCTCAATGCCGATGGCACTCCACAAACCCCTGAGGAGGAAATTAAGCAGCTGATTGACATTGGGGTAGATGGGTTCTTCACCGATTTTCCAGGGACCGGAGACGCAGTTCGAGATCAAATCGTGGCCGACGTGGTACGCTCACCCGATAATCCTGATGTGTTGGCAGGAGATGAGGTCTCTAACCTACTTCGCTCACGCGGATTCGAAGGAATGGCCATCAGCCCCGATCGGATGACCCTTTATCCTATGCTGGAGGGCACCGTCGAAGGCGATCCAGAGGGCTCCCTCAGAATTTATGAATTCGATGTGGCCTCTGGTCAGTATGAAGGTCTAGTCGGTCGCTATCAGCTAGAAGATCCGAGTCATGCCATTGGTGACTTTACCGTCATTAACCAGAATGAATATCTCGTGATTGAGCGAGATGGCAATCAAGGAGATGAAGCAGCATTTAAGCAGATTTTCAAGGTTGATTTATCTCAAGTAGACGCCAACGGTTTTGTCTATAAGGAAGAACTGGTTGATCTGCTCAATATTGATGACCCCAATGACTTGAACGGGGATGGAGATAATTCCTTCAAGTTCCCCTTCGTCACCATTGAGGATGTGCTGGTTGTTGATGAAGACACGTTAGTAGTCGCCAATGATAACAACTATCCCTTCTCTGTCGGTCGTGGACCTGACATTGACAACAATGAAATTATCCAAATCAAACTAAACGAGTCCTTAGATCTCGATCCTCGCGTGGGTCTAGCTGGTCTGGATCGATTTGGATTTAGCGGGACTCAGTTTGACACGGTAGAACCCAGTCAAATGGTGGGTCTAGAAGACTATACCGTAGACCCTGTCTTCACCATTGGTGAAACCTATGGTGGCTATACGCCCCCTGGCATCCTAGATGGTCTGGGTGCTTTTGAATTGGATGACGATACCGTCCGTATCCTGGCTAACCATGAACTGCGAAGTGCCCAAGGCTATGCCTATGAGTTAGCAAACGGCACGGAACTAACTGGGGCTAGAGTGAGCTACTTTGATATCGACAAAGAAACTCGCACTCTAGTTGGGACAGGTTTAGCCTATGACACGGTTATTAACCGGGAAGGTGAAGAGGTAGATGAAGCCTCAGACCTAGAGTTTGACGGCATCAATCGACTGTGTTCCTCTCAATATATTGAAGCCGAACAGTTCGGTGAAGGTCGTGGCCTGAAGGACGCGCTTTACTTCACGGGCGAAGAAGCCAACGGAGGGACTGAATTTGTCCTCGACCCCGAGACGAATACCTTACATGCCGTCCCTTGGATGGGGCGGGCTGCTTGGGAAAGCGTCACGGAGCTAGACACTGGAACCACGGACAAAGTGGCTTTACTCGTCGGTGATGATCGCGGTGCTGCTCCCCTGCTCCTATACGTCGGCACCAAAGAAACCAGTGAAGGTGCGGGGGTATTAGAGCGGAATGGCCTAGTCGGCGGCAAACTTTACGTTTGGGCAGCGGATAGTGGCGAACTCACACCAGAAGAGTTCAACGGTACCTTTGAAAGTCGTGCTGGCACATGGGTTGAAATCAATATCTATGACCCTAATCAAGCTGGAACAGCCGTTGATTCCAATGCCGACGGTGACATTCAAGATGAAATGGGCTATGACGCCCTAGGATTTGCAACTCAAGCCCAACAAGATGCTTTAGCTGAAGAAGCTGGCGCTTTCCAGTTCTCTCGTCCAGAGGATGTAGCGACGAATCCCGAAGATGGCACTCAAGCGGTGTTGGCTTCTACGGGCCGGGATAGTCTGTTCCCTGCCGACAGTTGGGGCACTACCTACATCGTAGACACAGACTTTGGTACGGATGGCCTTCCGGCAACCGCTGAAGTCAAAGCCATTTATGACGGTGATGATTCGGGTAACGGTCAATTTGAAGGATCTGATTTTGGTCTCCGTAGCCCTGACAACTTGGATTGGGGTGATGACGGCCACATTTATATCCAAGAAGACCGTAGCTTTAGCGAATTCGGCCTAACTTCTGGAGAGGAAGCTTCCATCTGGAAGTTGGATCCTGACTCCGGTGAACTGACTCGCATTGCCCAGATGGATCGTTCGGCGCTGCCCCTCGGACAAACCGATGGCGACCCCACCGATATCGGCGATTGGGAATCTTCCGGCATTCTTGATGTGTCTGAGTTATTTGGAGAAGATCCGGGCAATTTATTTGTCTTTGATGTTCAAGCCCATAGTCTTCGAGACGGGGTTATTGAAGATGCCAATTTAGTTCAAGGTGGGCAGCTTCCCTTTTTAGAAGCCCCTGAAGAACCAGAGCCTGAGCCAATCAACTTTGACACTATGGAGCCAGCCCAGATGGTTGGCCTTGAGGAATACACCGTCGATCCTGTATTCACCGTAGGTGAAACGGTGGGCGACTATACGCCTCCAGGAATCCTAGATGGTCTGGGTGCCTTTGAACTGGATGACGACACCGTCCGTGTCCTAGCCAACCATGAACTGCGAAGTGCCCAAGGCTATGCTTATGAGCTAGCCAATGGCACGGAACTGATTGGGGCTAGAGTCAGCTACTTTGATATCGATAAAGAAACTCGCACCATTGTAGACACGGGCTTAGCCTACGACACCATCATCAACCGGGAAGGTGAAGTCGTGGATGAAGCTTCGGACCTAGAATTCGAAGGCATCAATCGTCTTTGTTCCTCTCAATATATTGAAGCCGAACAGTTTGGTGAGGGACGTGGCCTGACCGACGGGCTCTACTTCACGGGCGAAGAAGCCAATGGGGGGACTGAATTCGTCCTTGACCCCGACACCAATACCTTGCATGCTTTGCCCTGGTTGGGACGAGCAGCTTGGGAAAGCGTCACAGAGCTAGACACTGGAACGACTGATAAAGTAGCTTTACTCGTCGGTGATGATCGGGGTGCGGCTCCGCTGCTCCTGTACGTTGGCACCAAAGACAGCAGTGAAGGTGCAGGTGTATTAGAGCGGAATGGCCTAGTCGGCGGCAAACTTTACGTTTGGGCAGCGGATAGTGGCGAACTCACACCAGAAGAGTTCAACGGTACCTTTGAAAGTCGTGCTGGTTCATGGGTTGAAATTAATATCTATGACCCTGACCAAGCTGATACAGCCGTGGATACCAATGCTGATGGCGACATTCAAGATGAAATGGGCTACGATGCCCAAGGCTTTGCGACTCAGGCCCAACAAGATGCCTTAGCTGAAGCAGCAGGAGCTTTCCAGTTCTCTCGTCCAGAGGATGTAGCGACGAATCCCGAAGATGGCACTCAAGCTGTATTGGCCTCGACAGGCCGGGATAGTCTCTTTCCCTCAGATAGTTGGGGCACAACTTACATCATTGATACTGAGTTTGGTCCTGATGGCCTGCCAGCTACCGCTGAAATCAATGCAATTTACGACGGTGATGATGCAGGTGGGGGTCAATTTGAAGGCGCTGATTTTGGTCTTCGTAGTCCAGATAACCTTGACTGGGGTGATGACGGCCATATCTATATCCAAGAAGACCGCAGCTTCAGTGAATTTGGCTTAACCTCTGGAGAGGAAGCTTCCATCTGGAAGTTAGATCCTGACTCCGGTGAACTGACTCGTATCGCCCAAATGGATCGCTCGGCAGTACCAACAGGGCAAACGGACAGCGATCCCACCGACATTGGTGATTGGGAATCTTCTGGCATTCTCGATGTGTCTGAGCTGTTTGGTGAAGAAGCAGGCGAATTGTTCATCTTTGATGTTCAAGCCCATAGTCTTACAGACGGCATCATTGAGGAGGCTAACTTGGTTCAAGGGGGACAACTCGCTTTCTTAGAAGCCCCAGAGATGGATCCATCTGATGAGGGTGATGAAGGCGACATGGGTGATGATGGTGACGGTGATTCACCTATGGAGAATAGCCAGGGTAGTCGCGGTAATGACTTGCTTGCTGGTGGTCCCACTGATGATGATTTCAATGGTGGCCGAGGCGATGACACCATTACTGGCGGCCTAGGTGATGACAATATTATTGGAGGACGCGGTAATGATCTCCTAGAAGGGGGACTCGGTGATGACGATCTGTTTGGAGGTCGTGGTCTAGATACGCTCAATGGAAATGAGGGCAGCGATATCCTTGTGGGTGGTCGAGGAAATGACCTACTGACGGGAGGCTCAGGTGAAGATCTATTCGCCCTCGCTGCGGGTGACGGCACCGACACCATTACTGACTTCGTCCTGAATGAGGATGTGTTCGGGCTGGTGGGTGATCTTACCTTTGAGCAGTTGATCATCACTCAAGGGGTAGGTGCACAAGCTTCGGATACTCTCATTTCTGTATCAGCCACAGACGAAATCTTGGCTGTTCTGAGTGGAGTACAAGCGGATACGGTCACCAGCTCAGTCTTTGAACCTTTCACTGTCTGA
- a CDS encoding GSCFA domain-containing protein — protein sequence MPSFQIPSDAKIFALGSCFARNIERALLNLGAQVTSAEPESDLMELKTNLNLGLLNKYNPVSIHQELEWAAGVYSFPEDGFVQLRGKYIDLYLRNQAPSGSIELVHNRRQKLKQYFARAFDADLVILTLGLTETWFDRQTRLALTETPSPRLRKQEPERFGLKLLAYPECLAVLQSICTLLKRYGQPSVKVVITISPVALERTYTDQDVIVANMMSKSTLRSAAGTLSSEVDGVDYFPSYEAAMISDPNLVWMGDRRNITDWMVTQIIKTFTQRYGITSVPTPEKQLIQAQEILKTRWKTTQNMLKQLSSK from the coding sequence TTGCCTTCATTCCAGATACCTTCAGATGCCAAAATCTTTGCCCTTGGCTCCTGCTTTGCCCGAAATATCGAACGAGCGCTCTTAAATTTAGGCGCACAGGTCACCAGTGCCGAGCCAGAGAGCGATTTGATGGAACTCAAAACCAATTTAAACCTAGGCTTACTTAATAAGTACAATCCAGTATCCATTCATCAGGAGCTAGAGTGGGCAGCGGGGGTTTATAGCTTTCCTGAAGATGGATTTGTACAACTCAGAGGGAAATATATCGATCTCTATCTACGTAACCAGGCACCATCTGGATCTATAGAATTGGTGCACAATCGTCGACAAAAACTCAAGCAATATTTTGCCCGTGCCTTTGATGCAGACCTCGTTATTCTGACATTAGGCTTAACTGAGACTTGGTTTGATCGGCAAACTCGACTGGCCCTCACTGAGACACCCTCTCCTCGGCTGCGAAAACAGGAACCTGAACGATTTGGACTCAAACTGTTGGCCTATCCCGAATGTCTAGCGGTTTTGCAATCAATCTGTACACTACTCAAGCGGTATGGTCAGCCAAGCGTCAAAGTGGTGATTACTATTTCCCCTGTAGCGTTGGAACGTACCTATACAGATCAGGATGTAATTGTCGCGAACATGATGTCGAAATCTACATTACGCTCAGCGGCAGGAACTTTATCGAGTGAGGTCGATGGTGTGGATTATTTCCCCAGTTACGAAGCAGCCATGATCTCTGACCCCAACTTAGTGTGGATGGGAGATCGACGAAACATCACGGATTGGATGGTGACTCAAATTATCAAAACGTTTACCCAGCGCTATGGCATAACCTCTGTTCCCACTCCTGAAAAACAGCTTATCCAAGCGCAAGAGATTCTGAAGACGCGATGGAAAACAACGCAGAATATGCTTAAACAGCTTAGTTCGAAGTGA
- a CDS encoding EAL domain-containing protein — MAFQPIVNLADGNIFAQEALVRGMNNESAISILEQVTDENLYRFDQACRVQAIQLAAELDIQSILSINFLPNAVYHPEFCLHTTLETAEQCNFPISRILFELTEVEKVIDYAHVQSIIKHYQKLGFRTALDDFGAGYSGFNFLADFRPDFIKIDMALIRNIDKDKARQAIVRGIVQVCRDLAIEPIAEGIETGLELDVLRELGLQLFQGYYFAKPSFRSVITDLSLARS; from the coding sequence ATGGCCTTTCAGCCCATCGTTAATCTTGCAGATGGTAATATTTTTGCGCAAGAAGCGCTGGTTCGAGGCATGAATAATGAATCAGCGATCAGTATTTTGGAGCAAGTAACGGATGAGAACCTATATCGCTTTGATCAAGCTTGTCGGGTCCAGGCGATTCAGCTTGCCGCAGAGTTAGACATTCAATCGATATTGAGTATCAACTTTTTGCCCAATGCAGTGTATCATCCAGAATTTTGTCTTCATACAACACTTGAAACGGCTGAACAATGTAATTTCCCCATTAGCCGAATTCTATTTGAGCTAACGGAAGTTGAAAAGGTTATAGATTATGCCCATGTTCAATCCATCATTAAGCACTATCAAAAGTTGGGGTTTAGAACCGCGTTGGATGACTTTGGAGCGGGTTATTCTGGGTTTAACTTTCTGGCTGATTTCCGACCTGACTTTATCAAGATAGACATGGCTTTGATTCGGAATATCGATAAAGACAAAGCGCGGCAGGCCATTGTTCGAGGGATTGTGCAAGTCTGTCGAGATTTAGCCATTGAACCGATCGCAGAAGGCATTGAAACAGGTTTGGAATTAGACGTTCTTAGGGAGTTAGGTCTCCAATTATTTCAGGGCTATTACTTTGCGAAGCCTAGCTTCAGATCTGTGATTACCGACTTAAGCCTTGCCCGCAGCTAG